A genomic region of Euwallacea similis isolate ESF13 chromosome 29, ESF131.1, whole genome shotgun sequence contains the following coding sequences:
- the LOC136417645 gene encoding testis-specific serine/threonine-protein kinase 3-like, translating to MPSPVRSVHQSSTVEVSHATQVGNDPKDKKPTVLESYGYFLGKTIGTGSYATVRMAHSQQHEGNVAIKMVSKFSAPADYLKKFLPREIEAVKGLRHPNLIRFLQAIETTHRMYIIMEFADNGSLLDIIKKEQYIDETRSRKWFRQLVNCIEYCHNRGVVHRDIKCENMLMDNGWNIKLSDFGFARANMKPKNGQPILSETFCGSYAYASPEILRRIPYQPQYADIWSMGVVLFAMVLGRLPFDDSNYKELIKQVSGKVIFPRKPKVSSNCKSLINKILTPLKSRICINGIREDPWFACEEEQTGSSEDRSASSAVSKSENKRKLLVDCDALVPPSV from the exons AGAAGTGTTCATCAGTCATCAACTGTTGAGGTTTCTCATGCCACTCAAGTCGGAAACGACCCTAAAGATAAGAAACCAACCGTATTAGAATCCTATGGATATTTCCTTGGAAAAACCATTGGGACTGGCTCGTATGCTACTGTGCGA ATGGCCCACAGTCAACAACATGAAGGGAATGTTGCCATTAAAATGGTGAGCAAATTCTCTGCGCCTGCTGATTATTTAAAGAAGTTTCTGCCAAGGGAGATTGAGGCGGTGAAGGGGTTGAGGCATCCGAATTTGATACGGTTTTTGCAGGCAATTGAAACTACTCACAG AATGTACATTATAATGGAATTTGCTGATAATGGCAGTCTGCTTGACATCATCAAAAAGGAGCAATACATTGATGAGACAAGGTCGAGGAAGTGGTTCAGGCAACTTGTTAATTGCATTGAATATTGCCATAACCGCGGTGTAGTCCACAG AGACATCAAATGTGAGAATATGCTAATGGACAACGGATGGAACATCAAACTGTCGGACTTTGGATTTGCAAGAGCAAACATGAAACCGAAAAATGGACAACCTATACTCAGTGAAACTTTTTGTGGCAGCTATGCGTATGCCTCTCCTGAAATACTCAGAAGAATACCATATCAACCTCAATATGCTGATATCTGGTCCATGGGGGTTGTGCTCTTTGCTATGGTTCTTGGGCGATTACCCTTTGACGACAGCAACTATAAGGAATTGATAAAA CAAGTATCCGGTAAAGTGATATTTCCAAGGAAGCCTAAGGTGAGCAGTAATTGCAAATCGTTGATAAACAAAATCTTAACTCCGCTGAAAAGCAGAATTTGCATAAACGGCATCAGAGAAGACCCTTGGTTTGCCTGCGAAGAGGAACAAACAGGGAGTAGTGAGGATAGATCAGCATCTTCTGCAGTATCA aaatctgaaaataaaaggaaacttTTGGTGGACTGCGACGCGTTGGTACCGCCAAGTGTATAA